One segment of Kryptolebias marmoratus isolate JLee-2015 linkage group LG23, ASM164957v2, whole genome shotgun sequence DNA contains the following:
- the cdadc1 gene encoding cytidine and dCMP deaminase domain-containing protein 1 — protein MEAKQKWSRTELGQSTSRRETRDSSSQTDSKIQGYGPRLSKVNLFTLLSLWMEVFPQEQQEEDEDSQVLGLGLVVVREGKVVGLHCSGAELHAGQAAIIQHGAALAHCQLYFSRRPCATCLKMIINAGVSQISFWPGDPEVSMLKAAPSNRTSSRSPASHLSTTTEEAALDAVAVERLKSNSRPHICVLLQPLTPGLLQCVEETSRGSDFMERVADDDPELNAEELFNRECLRHLRDFSKQFLIETSQQHKAVLVQMGLENFCVEPYFSNLRSNMRELVEVLAAVAAGVPQQHYGFYREQLPASPRPESEPEPEPASQEVARHCIVQARLLAYRTEDPKVGVGAVIWAKGRSAGCCGTGHLFLVGCGYNAYPAGSKYAEYPQMDNKQEDRQRRKYRYIVHAEQNALTFRMRDIKPDELTMLFVTKCPCDECVPLIRGAGVTHIYTSDQDRDKDKGDISYLRFSSLKDISKFIWQKSSSVSSRPSTHFVNGCIGKNSRQTEPENPRNRKLCTKRSGDSSAASGALLADKPGCGKSQKIEVSAPKM, from the exons ATGGAAGCGAAGCAGAAATGGAGCCGAACCGAACTGGGCCAGTCCACGTCACGTCGAGAGACGagagacagcagcagccagaCTGACAGCAAGATACAAG GTTATGGCCCCAGGCTGTCAAAGGTAAATCTGTTTACCTTGTTGAGCTTGTGGATGGAGGTGTTCCCTCAGGAGCAACAAGAGGAAGACGAAGACAGTCAG GTCCTCGGGCTCGGTCTGGTGGTGGTGCGGGAGGGCAAAGTGGTGGGACTCCACTGTTCCGGAGCCGAGCTCCACGCCGGACAAGCAGCCATCATCCAGCACGGTGCCGCTCTGGCCCACTGCCAGCTGTACTTCTCCAGAAGACCTTGTGCCACTTGCCTCAAAATGATCATCAATG cTGGAGTCAGTCAGATCTCCTTCTGGCCTGGGGACCCCGAGGTCAGCATGCTGAAGGCCGCGCCTTCGAACCGCACGAGCTCCCGCAGCCCCGCGTCCCACTTATCGACGACAACAGAGGAGGCGGCGCTGGATGCCGTCGCTGTGGAGAGGCTGAAGTCGAACAGCCGCCCTCACATCTGTGTGCTGCTGCAGCCGCTGACGCCGGGCCTGCTGCAGTGCGTCGAGGAGACCTCCCGGGGGAGCGACTTCATGGAGAGGGTGGCGGACGATGACCCCGAGCTGAATGCAGAAGAGCTCTTCAACAG AGAATGCTTAAGACACCTCAGAGACTTCTCCAAGCAGTTCCTGATCGAAACATCTCAGCAGCACAAGGCCGTTTTGGTCCAGATGGGCCTCGAGAACTTCTGTGTGGAGCCCTACTTCTCCAACCTGAGGAGCAACATGAGGGAGCTGGTTGAGGTCCTCGCTGCAGTGGCTGCCGGGGTGCCTCAGCAACACTACGGCTTCTACAG AGAACAGCTTCCTGCCTCGCCGCGCCCCGAGTCAGAGCCAGAGCCCGAACCGGCGTCCCAGGAGGTGGCTCGCCACTGCATCGTCCAGGCCAGGCTGCTGGCCTACAGGACAG AGGATCCAAAAGTGGGAGTGGGTGCTGTTATCTGGGCGAAAGGGCGGTCG GCTGGCTGCTGCGGAACAGGACATCTGTTCTTGGTTGGCTGCGGCTACAACGCCTACCCCGCAGGCTCGAAGTACGCCGAGTACCCGCAAATGGACAACAAGCAGGAGGACCGCCAGAGACGCAAATACCGATACATCGTCCACGCGGAGCAGAACGCCCTCACCTTCAG GATGCGAGACATCAAGCCGGACGAGCTCACCATGCTGTTTGTCACCAAATGTCCGTGTGACGAGTGCGTCCCTCTGATTAGAGGAGCCGGTGTCACACACATCTACACCTCGGACCAGGACAGGGACAAAGACAAGGGGGATATTTCCTACCTTAGGTTCAGCAGCCTGAAGGATATCAGTAAATTCATC tggCAAAAGAGCTCCTCAGTTTCCTCAAGACCTTCAACTCACTTCGTCA ACGGCTGCATTGGGAAGAACAGCAGGCAGACTGAGCCGGAGAATcccagaaacaggaagctgtgcACCAAGAGGTCCGGCGATTCGTCTGCGGCCAGTGGCGCGTTGCTTGCGGACAAACCAGGCTGCGGCAAATCACAGAAGATCGAGGTGTCGGCtccaaaaatgtga
- the rcbtb1 gene encoding RCC1 and BTB domain-containing protein 1 → MVDVSKWPLLMVLNGEEQAAVQQACVFGTSANEAIYVTHANEVFAFGLNCSGCLGTGDSVSTIVPKKLDFLRKKKVVSLSYGSGPHVLLATEDGHLFAWGHNGYSQLGNGSTNSGLSPVSITSNLQNVKVTQVACGSHHSLALTHEGDVFAWGYNNCGQVGSGSTANQPYPRKVTGCLQGKTAVGVTCGQTSSIALVDNGEVYGWGYNGNGQLGIGNNGNQLAPCRLAALQGLCIQQVVAGYGHCLALTDEGLLYAWGANTYGQLGTGNKINHLSPVHVMADKERVVEAAACHSTHTSAAKTQSGKVYMWGQCRGQPVALPHLTHFTNTDDVFACFATPSVMWRLMSMEHDDFMTVSEALRKEFDSPETADLKFSVDGKCIHVHKAVLKIRCEHFRSMFRSQWTEDQQDVIEIGQFSYPVYRSFLQFLYTDTVNLPPEDAIGLLDLATSYCENRLKRLCQQIIKRGITVENAFTLLSAAIRYDAEDLEEFCFRFCVNHLTQVTQTAAFWQVDGVMLKEFISRASRCGAFKN, encoded by the exons ATGGTAGATGTCAGCAAATGGCCCCTGCTCATGGTGCTAAACGGTGAGGAACAAGCTGCAGTCCAGCAGGCCTGTGTCTTCGGAACATCGGCTAACGAAGCCATTTATGTTACTCATGCCAATGAG GTGTTTGCATTTGGCTTGAACTGCAGTGGCTGCCTTGGAACAGGAGACAGCGTGAGCACTATTGTGCCGAAGAAACTGGACttcctgagaaaaaaaaaggtggtcaGCCTCAGCTATGGCAGTGGACCCCATGTCCTTTTGGCTACTGAAG ACGGTCATCTGTTCGCCTGGGGCCACAACGGTTACAGCCAGCTGGGGAACGGCTCGACCAACTCTGGTCTCTCCCCAGTGTCGATCACCTCCAATCTGCAGAACGTCAAAGTGACCCAGGTGGCATGTGGCTCGCATCACTCTCTAGCTCTCACTCACGAGGGAGAT GTTTTTGCGTGGGGGTATAACAACTGTGGCCAGGTGGGCTCAGGCTCCACAGCCAACCAGCCGTACCCCAGGAAAGTCACGGGCTGCCTGCAGGGGAAGACAGCAGTGGGCGTCACATGCGGGCAGACCTCCTCCATCGCTCTGGTTGACAATGGAGAG gtttacgGCTGGGGCTACAACGGAAATGGGCAGCTGGGTATCGGGAATAATGGAAATCAGCTGGCTCCTTGCCGCCTTGCTGCTCTGCAAGGACTGTGCATTCAACAG GTCGTCGCGGGTTACGGACACTGCCTGGCGCTAACAGACGAAGGGCTGCTGTATGCCTGGGGCGCGAATACCTACGGCCAACTGGGAACCGGCAACAAAATCAACCACCTCAGTCCCGTGCACGTCATGGCCGACAAGGAGAG GGTTGTAGAAGCTGCAGCCTGCCACTCCACACACACTTCAGCAGCCAAGACGCAAAGCGGAAAG GTGTACATGTGGGGTCAGTGTCGGGGCCAGCCCGTCGCCCTGCCCCACCTAACGCACTTCACCAACACCGACGACGTCTTCGCCTGCTTCGCTACCCCGTCTGTGATGTGGCGGCTCATGTCTATGG AGCACGATGACTTCATGACAGTTTCCGAGGCGCTCAGGAAGGAGTTTGACAGTCCAGAAACGGCTGATTTGAAGTTCAGCGTTGATGGCAAATGCATCCATGTTCACAAAGCTGTGCTGAAGATTAG GTGCGAGCACTTTCGCTCGATGTTTCGCTCCCAGTGGACAGAGGATCAGCAGGATGTGATCGAGATCGGCCAGTTCTCGTACCCCGTCTACAGATCCTTCCTGCAGTTTCTCTACACTGACACCGTCAACCTGCCGCCTGAAGACGCCATTG GCTTGTTGGATCTGGCCACGTCTTACTGTGAAAACCGCCTGAAGCGTCTGTGTCAACAGATCATCAAGAGGGGAATCACCGTAGAAAATGCTTTCACCCTGCTGTCTGCGGCCATCCGTTACGACGCAGAG gATCTTGAGGAGTTCTGCTTCAGGTTTTGCGTAAACCATCTGACTCAGGTGACCCAGACCGCAGCTTTCTGGCAGGTCGACGGAGTTATGCTGAAGGAGTTTATCAGCAGAGCCAGCCGCTGTGGAGCCTTCAAGAACTGa